From Pseudothermotoga thermarum DSM 5069, a single genomic window includes:
- a CDS encoding SDH family Clp fold serine proteinase — translation MGFIFELFWMILILSFFIPFLKAQMERSHRLALIRQLEIKRKSRVITLIHRQESMSFFGLTFGRYITIEDSEEILRAIKLTPPDMPIDLIIHTPGGLVLAAEQIARALCKHKGKVTVFVPHYAMSGGTLIALAADEIVMDPNAVLGPLDPQIAGYPAPSILSVLEKKNINEIDDQTLILADVAKKAMNQVREFVECLIKPKVGEEKAKQIAEMLTSGTWTHDYPITVDKLKEMGLNVSEEMPQEIYELMDLYKQTEQRRPSVQYIPAPYKGASETEQKWTL, via the coding sequence ATGGGATTCATTTTCGAGTTATTCTGGATGATCTTGATCCTCAGCTTTTTCATCCCATTTTTGAAAGCGCAAATGGAAAGGTCTCACAGGCTTGCATTGATAAGACAGCTTGAGATCAAAAGAAAAAGCAGAGTTATAACCTTGATTCACAGGCAAGAGTCTATGAGTTTCTTTGGATTAACCTTTGGTAGATACATAACAATTGAGGACTCAGAGGAAATACTGCGGGCTATAAAGTTAACCCCGCCAGATATGCCAATAGATTTGATAATTCACACCCCGGGTGGACTTGTCTTGGCGGCTGAACAGATCGCAAGAGCTTTGTGCAAACATAAAGGTAAAGTTACTGTTTTTGTGCCACATTACGCCATGTCAGGTGGCACTTTAATAGCCTTGGCAGCCGACGAAATTGTGATGGATCCAAATGCTGTTCTTGGACCACTTGATCCTCAAATAGCAGGATATCCTGCCCCATCGATTCTTTCAGTCCTTGAGAAAAAGAATATCAACGAAATAGACGATCAAACGTTGATTCTTGCTGATGTTGCCAAGAAAGCCATGAATCAAGTTAGAGAATTTGTTGAATGTCTCATAAAACCAAAAGTGGGAGAAGAAAAAGCAAAACAAATTGCGGAAATGCTTACAAGTGGTACTTGGACACACGACTACCCAATAACTGTGGATAAGCTCAAAGAAATGGGTTTAAACGTTTCAGAAGAGATGCCACAAGAAATCTATGAGCTTATGGATCTTTACAAGCAAACTGAACAAAGAAGACCTTCGGTGCAATACATACCCGCGCCTTACAAGGGAGCTAGTGAGACAGAACAAAAGTGGACCTTGTAG
- a CDS encoding ArsR/SmtB family transcription factor, translated as MDIVELFKVLSDLNRLRILNLLLREKLCVCELQTILGMTQSNTSRHLNKLKDVGIIEAEKSGQWMFYKISERFLEENDILLEFLRQRFETEQPFCKDLETLRKYKSSFTCKDIRERKDVVKKLIYHKEGER; from the coding sequence GTGGATATTGTAGAGCTTTTCAAAGTCTTGAGCGATCTGAATAGACTGAGGATATTGAATTTGCTACTTAGAGAAAAACTGTGCGTTTGTGAACTTCAGACAATCCTTGGCATGACACAGTCGAACACCTCGAGACATTTGAACAAGCTGAAAGACGTTGGAATCATCGAGGCAGAAAAGTCTGGTCAGTGGATGTTTTACAAGATTTCTGAAAGATTTCTCGAGGAAAATGACATTTTGCTGGAATTTCTTCGACAAAGATTTGAAACCGAGCAACCCTTCTGCAAAGATTTGGAAACTTTGAGAAAGTACAAATCCAGCTTCACCTGCAAAGATATTCGTGAAAGAAAAGATGTTGTGAAAAAGTTGATTTACCACAAGGAGGGAGAAAGATGA
- a CDS encoding thioredoxin family protein — MEIKILGKGCAKCKALEANVLEAIKELGVEAKIEKVTDVNKIAEYNVMMTPGLVINNKVKSFGKVATREEIKKFIQEEL, encoded by the coding sequence GTGGAAATCAAGATCCTTGGTAAGGGTTGTGCAAAGTGCAAAGCTCTTGAAGCGAATGTTTTAGAAGCAATCAAAGAACTTGGCGTTGAAGCGAAAATCGAAAAAGTCACCGACGTCAACAAGATAGCAGAGTACAACGTGATGATGACACCTGGGCTTGTTATCAACAACAAAGTCAAGTCCTTTGGTAAGGTTGCAACAAGAGAGGAAATAAAAAAGTTCATTCAGGAAGAACTTTAA
- a CDS encoding flagellin yields MRVNQITNSWAIQRLWQLQNVQTNLATQLSTGRIPLAANVASATIAEKLRSQIAGYREAMNATYNAIGMLNVAEGGLSSITIALQRMRELAIQAANSTLTESERAALQQEFDQLSNQINKISQQLNYNNIKVLAGDVENFQVQTGPNAGQNISITIPKITVETLGLSNVNISNVQNAQQAIQRIDQALEMVSNVRSYVGSVTNRLEAAARELGNTMINTISSLSTISDVDMAKTVMEFVKNRLLTQSTVGVMAQSNVSRFSILKILLG; encoded by the coding sequence ATGAGGGTAAATCAAATAACCAATTCGTGGGCAATCCAAAGACTTTGGCAGCTTCAAAATGTACAAACAAATCTTGCAACACAACTTTCCACAGGCAGAATACCACTTGCGGCAAACGTTGCTTCTGCAACTATAGCTGAAAAGCTTCGCTCACAGATTGCTGGTTACAGGGAAGCAATGAATGCTACTTACAATGCCATCGGAATGCTCAACGTTGCTGAAGGTGGTCTTAGCTCAATCACCATTGCTTTACAAAGGATGAGAGAACTAGCAATTCAAGCTGCGAATTCAACGCTCACTGAATCTGAACGAGCAGCTTTGCAGCAGGAGTTCGATCAACTTTCCAACCAAATAAACAAGATTTCTCAACAGCTGAACTACAACAACATAAAAGTCCTTGCAGGAGATGTGGAAAACTTTCAAGTTCAAACCGGTCCAAACGCAGGACAAAACATCAGCATAACAATACCAAAAATCACCGTGGAAACCCTTGGATTGAGCAATGTGAATATATCAAACGTACAAAATGCCCAGCAAGCCATTCAAAGGATCGATCAAGCACTTGAGATGGTTTCAAACGTGAGATCTTACGTTGGATCTGTCACAAACAGGTTGGAAGCAGCGGCAAGAGAACTTGGGAACACAATGATCAACACCATTTCAAGTCTTAGCACGATAAGCGACGTGGATATGGCAAAAACGGTTATGGAATTTGTGAAAAACAGATTACTCACGCAATCAACAGTTGGTGTGATGGCTCAATCCAACGTTTCGAGGTTTTCGATTTTGAAAATTTTGCTTGGATGA
- a CDS encoding methylated-DNA--[protein]-cysteine S-methyltransferase: MTCECIKVRLGYICVAEENGKVVSIEFQNQDKTNGKIQKEIKDQILEYLAGKRKIPDFPVDPKGTDFQKKVWQALREIPYGTVISYGELAKKLNTSARAIGQAVGRNPLPIYFPCHRVVAKNSLGGFSSGIKWKKFLLEVEGYSL; encoded by the coding sequence ATGACTTGTGAATGTATAAAGGTAAGACTTGGATACATCTGTGTGGCTGAAGAAAACGGAAAAGTAGTTTCGATAGAATTTCAAAATCAAGACAAAACAAATGGTAAGATACAGAAAGAAATTAAAGATCAAATACTCGAATATCTTGCCGGCAAAAGAAAAATCCCCGATTTTCCCGTCGATCCAAAGGGTACGGACTTTCAAAAGAAAGTTTGGCAAGCTTTAAGGGAAATCCCATATGGAACTGTGATCTCTTATGGTGAGCTTGCAAAGAAATTGAACACTTCTGCGCGCGCGATTGGTCAAGCAGTTGGTAGAAATCCATTGCCAATCTATTTCCCATGCCATCGGGTTGTGGCGAAAAATTCTTTGGGTGGTTTTAGTTCTGGCATAAAATGGAAAAAGTTTCTTCTTGAAGTAGAGGGATACAGCTTGTGA
- a CDS encoding transglycosylase domain-containing protein has translation MRKIALFLGICLSLFMLTFLYRESTKGLDSPESRLPTGLIIYYSDGAPMVLSRSFWKNLDEIPPHLINALLASEDKHFYEHFGVDIFGIARAIVRNINRGTIAEGGSTITQQLARTLYLSPERSWSRKIRETFIALWLERIRTKDEILEMYLNSVYLGNGLYGFASASKYYFGKDLSQINLQEAAVLVATVRSPGNYNPFKNPEVSKKVATTVINAMVREGYLDQQESRKVIEELKEMTFAKSVNTSVDEEVFWRVVRELKEIGYGLSELRQGYKIYTTLDRKLMMASFGYDDKTAIEAINPITGAIYVYRGIGLTYPEGQRQIGSAIKPLYYYLALLEGWQPDSKLFDLPIKIGDWTPENFDKQYKGTVTLSQALIESRNIPSVNLFMQLGMENVVKFLQDELKLNGYYPSDLTISLGTLETSPEEILKCYAAIFNGGVVVKPYVVERVEDPLGRVVYRATPKVLGVVRSRKVDTLTASTILLDIMKQVVEKGTGVRAKQKVPVAGKTGTSEKTAWFIGGDLKILLSVSVDGTELTGGVHAAPIWSKIISYYDYTGNFPSWKVTKQQIARVIPTGFIIDSERIIQWIEDGSLSEDALLSLLDQMDNKMVLEVLSVLNQRSPEFARNLWDKLKTKRVW, from the coding sequence GTGAGAAAAATAGCTTTATTTTTAGGAATCTGTCTTTCTCTTTTTATGCTTACTTTTCTTTATAGAGAATCGACAAAAGGGCTTGATTCACCTGAATCTCGCCTACCGACAGGGTTGATAATTTACTACTCCGATGGCGCGCCAATGGTTCTTTCAAGATCTTTTTGGAAAAACTTGGACGAGATTCCTCCGCATTTAATCAATGCTTTACTGGCTTCTGAAGATAAGCATTTTTACGAACATTTCGGTGTCGACATATTTGGAATAGCTAGGGCAATAGTTAGAAATATAAACCGCGGAACAATAGCAGAAGGTGGAAGCACAATAACGCAACAACTTGCAAGAACTTTGTATCTTTCTCCAGAAAGATCGTGGAGCCGAAAAATAAGAGAAACTTTCATAGCCCTTTGGCTTGAAAGAATAAGGACTAAAGACGAGATACTCGAGATGTACTTAAATTCTGTATATCTTGGGAATGGTTTGTACGGTTTTGCAAGCGCCTCAAAATATTATTTTGGCAAGGACCTTTCGCAGATAAATTTACAAGAAGCTGCGGTACTTGTAGCAACTGTTAGATCGCCAGGCAATTACAATCCATTCAAAAATCCTGAGGTGAGTAAAAAGGTAGCCACAACTGTTATAAACGCGATGGTCAGAGAAGGTTATCTTGATCAACAAGAGTCAAGAAAAGTCATAGAAGAGCTCAAAGAAATGACCTTTGCAAAATCCGTCAATACTAGTGTTGATGAAGAAGTTTTCTGGAGAGTAGTCAGAGAACTCAAGGAAATTGGCTATGGCTTGAGTGAACTAAGGCAAGGATACAAAATCTACACGACTTTGGATAGAAAATTGATGATGGCCTCTTTTGGCTATGATGATAAAACAGCTATAGAAGCAATTAACCCAATAACTGGCGCGATCTATGTTTATAGAGGAATCGGCCTGACCTATCCGGAGGGCCAAAGACAAATAGGTTCTGCCATTAAACCACTTTATTATTATCTTGCACTTTTGGAAGGTTGGCAGCCAGACAGCAAATTGTTCGACCTTCCTATAAAAATTGGCGATTGGACTCCAGAAAATTTTGACAAGCAATACAAAGGCACAGTTACACTATCCCAAGCTTTGATAGAATCGAGAAATATTCCATCTGTCAATTTGTTCATGCAACTTGGTATGGAGAACGTTGTGAAATTTCTGCAGGATGAGTTAAAGTTAAATGGTTATTACCCGTCGGATCTGACTATTTCTCTTGGAACACTTGAAACATCTCCTGAGGAAATTTTAAAATGTTATGCGGCAATTTTCAACGGCGGAGTGGTCGTCAAACCGTACGTCGTTGAAAGAGTGGAAGATCCTCTGGGAAGAGTTGTCTACCGAGCGACCCCGAAAGTCCTTGGTGTAGTGCGTTCAAGAAAAGTTGACACTTTGACGGCTTCAACGATTCTTCTTGACATAATGAAACAGGTAGTCGAAAAAGGAACAGGTGTTCGGGCAAAACAAAAAGTTCCCGTTGCCGGGAAAACGGGTACTTCAGAAAAAACTGCTTGGTTCATTGGCGGAGATTTGAAAATTTTGCTCTCAGTTTCTGTCGATGGAACAGAGTTGACCGGAGGGGTTCACGCAGCTCCGATTTGGTCGAAGATAATCTCCTATTATGATTATACGGGTAATTTTCCAAGCTGGAAAGTGACAAAGCAACAAATTGCAAGAGTCATTCCAACAGGTTTCATAATAGATTCAGAAAGAATCATTCAATGGATAGAAGACGGAAGTCTTTCAGAAGATGCTTTGCTAAGCCTTCTTGATCAAATGGACAACAAAATGGTATTGGAAGTTCTAAGTGTTTTAAATCAACGATCCCCCGAATTTGCAAGAAACCTTTGGGACAAGCTTAAGACCAAAAGAGTTTGGTGA
- a CDS encoding permease — MFIFVVFYFLPFSNYRVASATMEAFHLFQEYVREHVLFCLVPAFFIAGAISTFVTQKAVIKYFTDKSKKWISYLVASVSGVILAVCSCTVLPLFTGIYKKGAGIGPAVTFLYSGPAINLLAIVLTARILGWKIGVARAIGAVVLSIFIGLIMEILFKKEETERMNRVMVNLDAEAEKRSMLQNLIFFLNLIAILIFATWSKPTSIGGAFSVVYAIKWYLVGALTVLVVLITFKWFEKDERVSWISSTWDFAKQIVPLLFIGVWIAGFLLGRPGKDLGIIPARFVSMLVGSNSLLSNLFASVVGAFMYFATLTEVPIVQTLLGSGMNQGPALALLLAGPALSLPSMLVVGSVLGTKKTFAYVTLVIIFSTISGIVFGFLQ, encoded by the coding sequence GTGTTCATCTTTGTCGTCTTTTACTTTCTCCCGTTTTCAAACTACCGTGTTGCATCCGCCACGATGGAAGCTTTCCATTTGTTTCAAGAATATGTCAGAGAACATGTGCTTTTCTGTCTTGTACCTGCCTTCTTCATAGCCGGTGCAATTTCAACCTTTGTCACCCAGAAGGCTGTTATAAAGTACTTTACGGATAAATCGAAAAAATGGATCTCTTACCTTGTGGCATCGGTTTCTGGAGTTATACTTGCAGTTTGCTCTTGCACAGTTCTTCCGCTTTTCACAGGAATATACAAAAAAGGTGCGGGAATTGGTCCTGCTGTGACTTTCCTTTACTCAGGACCAGCGATCAATTTGCTTGCGATCGTTTTGACCGCAAGAATACTTGGTTGGAAAATAGGCGTCGCAAGGGCTATAGGAGCTGTCGTGCTTTCAATATTCATCGGTTTGATAATGGAAATACTTTTTAAAAAAGAGGAAACAGAGCGTATGAACCGGGTGATGGTCAATCTGGATGCAGAAGCTGAGAAACGAAGCATGCTGCAAAACTTGATCTTCTTTTTAAATTTGATTGCAATTCTGATCTTTGCTACCTGGAGCAAACCAACCAGCATTGGTGGGGCTTTTTCTGTTGTTTACGCAATCAAATGGTACTTGGTTGGTGCTTTGACTGTCTTGGTTGTTTTGATCACATTCAAATGGTTCGAAAAAGACGAAAGAGTTTCTTGGATTTCCTCAACATGGGATTTTGCAAAGCAGATAGTTCCGTTGCTTTTTATAGGAGTTTGGATCGCTGGATTTTTGCTTGGAAGACCAGGAAAAGATCTTGGAATAATTCCTGCAAGATTTGTTTCAATGCTTGTGGGAAGTAATTCACTTCTGTCAAACCTTTTTGCCTCCGTTGTTGGAGCCTTCATGTACTTTGCAACGTTAACAGAAGTTCCAATAGTCCAAACGCTTCTTGGAAGTGGGATGAACCAAGGACCTGCTTTGGCGTTACTTTTGGCTGGACCTGCTTTGAGCCTTCCGAGCATGCTCGTGGTGGGAAGTGTTCTTGGAACAAAGAAGACTTTTGCTTACGTGACTTTGGTGATCATTTTCTCAACGATTTCAGGGATAGTATTTGGATTTCTCCAATAG
- a CDS encoding P1 family peptidase produces MRKRFREYGLTFGKLQTSERNLISDVAGIKVGHVTLINDTPTIVRTGVTAVVPQQVFEKPLPAACAVLNGFGKSLGLMQIEELGEIETPIILTNTLAVGYAFQGLVEYMSKKKRFRTLNPVVCECNDGFLNDILYPAIKSHHVFEAIEAAKEEFELGCVGAGTGMITFGFKGGIGSSSRKLFDGYTMGALVLANFGAFEDLIILGKKASDYVKSGIKKSSEGSIIIILATDVPLDSRQLKRIARHSFLALGMLGSAGYHGSGDVCIAFSTQRGSIEEKGKTFDLLFRAAVECTYEAICDALFCAETMKGLSGTVEEMPVEWLLG; encoded by the coding sequence ATGAGAAAAAGGTTTAGAGAATACGGTTTAACATTTGGAAAGCTTCAAACAAGTGAAAGAAATCTTATAAGCGATGTAGCTGGGATAAAAGTTGGTCATGTGACTTTGATCAACGATACACCAACGATCGTGAGAACCGGCGTCACTGCGGTCGTTCCACAGCAGGTTTTTGAGAAACCTTTGCCTGCAGCTTGCGCTGTTTTGAACGGTTTTGGAAAGTCCCTTGGGTTGATGCAGATAGAAGAACTCGGTGAAATAGAAACACCGATAATTTTGACCAACACACTTGCCGTTGGATATGCCTTTCAGGGACTAGTGGAATACATGTCGAAGAAGAAAAGATTTCGCACGTTGAACCCCGTGGTTTGTGAGTGTAACGACGGTTTTTTGAACGATATACTTTATCCTGCAATCAAATCACACCACGTTTTTGAGGCGATAGAAGCTGCAAAAGAAGAATTTGAACTGGGCTGCGTTGGCGCAGGAACTGGTATGATAACTTTTGGATTTAAAGGTGGAATAGGAAGCAGTTCAAGGAAGCTTTTCGACGGATACACCATGGGAGCTTTGGTTTTGGCGAATTTTGGAGCTTTTGAAGATTTGATTATACTTGGAAAGAAAGCTAGTGATTATGTAAAAAGCGGGATAAAGAAGTCCAGTGAAGGATCGATAATAATAATCTTGGCGACCGATGTACCTTTGGATTCAAGGCAATTGAAAAGGATAGCAAGACATTCTTTCCTTGCGCTTGGCATGCTGGGATCGGCAGGTTATCATGGAAGTGGAGATGTTTGCATAGCCTTTTCCACTCAAAGAGGATCGATTGAGGAAAAAGGAAAAACATTCGATCTGCTTTTCAGAGCTGCCGTTGAATGCACCTATGAAGCGATATGCGATGCTTTGTTCTGTGCTGAAACGATGAAAGGACTTTCGGGAACAGTTGAAGAAATGCCTGTTGAATGGTTGTTAGGGTAG
- a CDS encoding M24 family metallopeptidase, giving the protein MIKQLFRQRIEMLRNYAAQKGYDGLLFSRCENFSWVTFGARNRVLLNSEVGVAHVLLIEDRIYLMTNNIEKRRIEEIELDEDILPEIELVEYIWYKRLEDVFKAFISGKKILSDTGMLGTTDVSNEIDQMRLVLTEYELENYRKLGKDCDEVFSKVMPTLKPEMTELEVAARISLELMSKDIEPLLILVFGEESSMLYRHNLPRNVKVGNKVFVSICARRKGLIVSATRTVLFKRDEKWIEQHRRNCYVEACAIARSRPGKKLCEVFEAIRKSYAEVGVPYEWSLHHQGGLAGYKAREIIASEMTDYVLRPNNVAAWNPTITGTKSEDTVAITEEGFEILSYPTSSGWPCVEFKIDGFVIKRPDILILS; this is encoded by the coding sequence ATGATTAAACAACTTTTCAGGCAAAGGATTGAAATGCTCAGAAATTATGCTGCTCAAAAAGGATACGATGGGCTTTTGTTCAGCCGCTGTGAAAACTTTTCGTGGGTTACCTTTGGTGCGAGAAACCGAGTTCTTTTAAACAGTGAAGTTGGCGTAGCCCACGTTCTTTTGATAGAAGATCGAATTTATCTGATGACCAACAACATCGAAAAAAGAAGGATAGAAGAGATCGAGCTTGATGAGGACATTCTTCCGGAAATAGAGCTTGTCGAGTACATTTGGTACAAAAGGCTAGAGGATGTTTTCAAAGCCTTCATAAGTGGAAAGAAAATCCTTTCTGATACTGGTATGCTTGGCACAACCGACGTTTCAAACGAAATAGATCAGATGAGACTTGTTTTGACCGAATATGAACTTGAAAATTACCGAAAACTTGGGAAAGATTGCGACGAAGTTTTTTCAAAGGTTATGCCAACGTTGAAGCCAGAGATGACCGAACTTGAAGTTGCGGCACGGATTTCTCTGGAGCTTATGAGCAAAGACATAGAACCTTTGTTGATACTAGTTTTTGGAGAGGAAAGCTCGATGCTTTACAGGCACAATCTACCAAGAAATGTCAAAGTTGGCAACAAGGTGTTTGTGAGTATCTGCGCAAGAAGAAAAGGATTGATTGTCTCAGCAACAAGGACTGTTTTGTTCAAGCGCGATGAAAAGTGGATTGAACAACACAGAAGAAATTGCTACGTTGAAGCGTGTGCTATAGCAAGATCGAGGCCAGGAAAAAAGCTTTGCGAGGTTTTTGAGGCAATCAGAAAATCGTACGCTGAAGTAGGTGTCCCCTACGAATGGTCTTTACATCATCAAGGAGGTTTGGCAGGATACAAAGCCAGAGAAATCATAGCCAGCGAAATGACAGATTACGTTCTCAGGCCAAACAACGTCGCTGCGTGGAATCCGACGATAACTGGAACCAAATCCGAAGACACCGTAGCGATAACCGAGGAAGGATTTGAAATACTGTCTTATCCAACTAGCAGCGGCTGGCCATGTGTTGAATTCAAAATAGATGGTTTTGTCATCAAAAGGCCGGATATACTTATATTAAGCTAA
- a CDS encoding arsenate reductase ArsC, with protein MKKKVAFICVKNSCRSQMAEGFAKHYGGDIMEVYSAGTEVSGKIDPVAIEVMKEVGIDISNQRSKPISELPEKMDIVITMGCGVVCPYIPSKHMEDWGLDDPAGKPIEEYRRIRDEIEQKVKKLVERIKSGEFDQQKTTFMANQD; from the coding sequence ATGAAAAAGAAGGTTGCTTTCATATGTGTGAAAAATTCCTGCCGCTCCCAGATGGCTGAAGGTTTTGCAAAGCACTATGGTGGTGATATCATGGAAGTTTACTCGGCTGGAACTGAAGTTTCAGGAAAAATTGACCCTGTTGCGATAGAAGTGATGAAAGAAGTTGGAATAGATATTTCAAATCAAAGAAGTAAGCCAATCAGTGAACTTCCAGAAAAGATGGACATAGTCATAACCATGGGTTGTGGTGTGGTTTGTCCCTACATACCTTCAAAGCACATGGAAGATTGGGGGTTGGACGATCCTGCTGGAAAGCCGATAGAAGAATACAGAAGAATAAGGGATGAAATAGAACAAAAGGTGAAAAAACTCGTTGAGCGAATCAAAAGCGGCGAGTTTGACCAACAAAAAACGACTTTCATGGCGAATCAAGATTGA
- the lepA gene encoding translation elongation factor 4 — MKDTNFIRNICTIAHIDHGKTTFVDRILELTKAVDLRQMHEQFLDQMDIERERGITIKASPVKVIYNYTGQEYEINIIDTPGHVDFSYEVSRSMAACEGAVLIVDASQGVEAQTVAHAYLAVDNDLDIIPVINKIDLPNANIEETATEIISLLGVKKDEILKISAKTGQGVKEVLDAIIERVRPPKGDPNKPLKALIFDAKYDKYRGIVVYVRIFDGTVKVGDKILIMSTNQQYEVSEVGIFTPDMKPTDVLGPGEVGYIIAGIKEIGHAKVGDTITSATNPVAEPLPGYREIKPMVFASIFPGLPEYFEELKKALEKLKLNDWALTFEPTRSPALGFGFRCGFLGLLHMDVVRERLEREFEIAVILTAPNVEYKVVLRNGETIFVNDPAKFPDEGEIEKVYEPFVKLSIITPTDYVGDIYTILQNERRATLLHTENAGKNRVVMYFKAPLAEIITDFFDRLKAVSRGYASMDYEFLGYEESDVVKITILVNKEPVDALSTVVHKSKAYQVAKKLVEKLSELIPRHQFEIPIQAKAFGRIIARADIKALRKDVLAKCYGGDVTRKMKLLEKQKEGKKRLREIGKVTIPQEAFLAILRIDEEKD; from the coding sequence TTGAAAGATACAAACTTTATAAGAAACATATGCACAATAGCTCACATAGACCATGGGAAAACGACTTTTGTCGATAGAATTTTGGAGTTAACAAAAGCCGTTGATTTGAGGCAAATGCACGAACAATTCCTCGACCAGATGGATATAGAAAGGGAAAGGGGAATAACCATTAAGGCTTCCCCGGTGAAGGTTATTTACAACTACACCGGGCAAGAGTACGAGATAAACATAATAGATACGCCTGGACATGTGGATTTTTCTTACGAAGTAAGCCGCAGCATGGCTGCATGTGAGGGAGCCGTTTTGATCGTCGATGCTTCGCAAGGTGTGGAAGCTCAAACTGTTGCGCACGCTTACCTGGCTGTGGACAACGATTTGGATATCATACCAGTAATAAACAAAATCGATCTTCCGAACGCAAACATAGAAGAGACTGCAACCGAAATAATCAGTCTTCTTGGGGTTAAGAAAGATGAGATCCTGAAAATCAGCGCAAAAACCGGCCAAGGTGTCAAGGAAGTTTTGGATGCGATAATCGAAAGAGTTAGACCTCCAAAAGGCGATCCAAATAAACCGCTTAAAGCTTTGATCTTCGACGCAAAGTACGACAAATACCGTGGAATAGTTGTCTATGTGAGAATCTTCGATGGAACGGTTAAAGTTGGCGACAAAATTTTGATAATGTCCACAAACCAGCAGTACGAGGTAAGCGAAGTAGGTATCTTCACACCGGATATGAAACCCACCGATGTTCTTGGACCAGGTGAAGTTGGTTACATAATCGCAGGAATCAAAGAAATTGGGCATGCGAAGGTTGGTGACACGATAACGAGTGCCACAAATCCGGTGGCTGAACCGCTACCTGGTTATAGAGAAATAAAACCAATGGTCTTTGCCAGCATCTTTCCAGGTTTACCAGAGTACTTTGAAGAGTTGAAAAAAGCTCTTGAAAAGCTAAAACTCAACGATTGGGCTTTAACCTTTGAACCAACTCGCTCTCCTGCACTTGGCTTTGGTTTTAGGTGTGGTTTTTTGGGACTTCTTCACATGGACGTCGTTAGAGAAAGACTTGAGAGGGAATTTGAAATCGCAGTTATATTGACTGCACCTAACGTTGAATACAAGGTTGTTTTGAGAAACGGTGAAACAATTTTTGTGAACGATCCTGCAAAATTCCCGGACGAAGGAGAAATTGAAAAAGTGTACGAACCTTTCGTCAAACTTTCAATCATAACACCAACGGATTACGTTGGAGACATATACACGATACTGCAGAACGAAAGAAGGGCGACCTTGCTTCACACAGAGAACGCCGGTAAAAACAGAGTCGTGATGTATTTCAAAGCGCCGCTGGCTGAGATAATAACCGATTTCTTCGACAGGTTGAAAGCCGTAAGTCGTGGATACGCTTCGATGGACTACGAATTTTTGGGATACGAAGAATCAGATGTCGTCAAGATAACAATTTTGGTCAACAAAGAACCAGTAGATGCCCTTTCCACGGTTGTTCACAAGAGCAAAGCCTATCAAGTTGCAAAAAAGCTAGTGGAAAAACTTTCAGAGCTGATACCACGTCATCAGTTTGAAATACCAATTCAGGCAAAAGCCTTTGGTAGAATCATCGCGAGAGCCGATATAAAAGCGCTTAGAAAAGACGTTCTTGCAAAATGCTACGGTGGAGATGTGACAAGGAAGATGAAGCTTCTTGAAAAGCAAAAAGAAGGCAAAAAGAGGCTGAGAGAAATAGGAAAGGTTACAATCCCACAGGAAGCCTTCCTGGCAATCTTGAGGATAGACGAAGAAAAGGATTGA